In one Campylobacter insulaenigrae NCTC 12927 genomic region, the following are encoded:
- a CDS encoding capsular polysaccharide export system, inner membrane protein, with the protein MIDVVHALFFRELKTRFGINKHLGYFWVIGEPMLIVFVIVSVVSAIREFHHQVMPPGISIFMFLAVGIIPFFMFRSIINQIINGISSNLPLFAYKPVRPIHVFIARALLEFCIYMTIFMFVMFIAGWFIHYDVLPRHFLEVLFSFVLLLVFAFSLGICFAIIGHFVESLKLLLTYFSIVFYWTSGVIFPAFLTPRSILDILYYNPLMHVMELLKYNFFDHYPLQDDYNYTYPLAWVCVILFIALFLYYYNRQAIVAVRKT; encoded by the coding sequence ATGATCGATGTCGTCCATGCTCTTTTTTTTAGAGAGCTAAAGACTAGATTTGGGATTAATAAACATTTGGGCTATTTTTGGGTGATTGGTGAACCTATGCTAATTGTTTTTGTGATAGTTTCTGTTGTTAGTGCTATAAGAGAATTTCATCATCAAGTTATGCCACCAGGTATTTCTATTTTTATGTTTTTAGCGGTAGGAATCATACCTTTTTTTATGTTTAGAAGTATTATAAATCAAATCATTAATGGTATAAGTTCAAATTTACCTTTATTTGCTTATAAACCGGTACGACCTATACATGTTTTTATAGCAAGAGCATTATTAGAATTTTGTATTTATATGACGATTTTTATGTTTGTTATGTTTATTGCTGGATGGTTTATTCATTATGATGTGTTGCCAAGACATTTCTTAGAAGTATTATTTTCTTTTGTATTATTGTTAGTATTTGCATTTTCTTTGGGGATATGTTTTGCGATAATTGGACATTTTGTGGAATCTTTGAAGCTGCTTCTTACTTATTTTAGTATAGTTTTTTATTGGACTTCCGGAGTTATTTTCCCTGCTTTTTTAACCCCTCGTTCTATACTAGATATTTTATATTATAATCCTTTGATGCATGTAATGGAGCTTTTAAAATATAATTTTTTTGATCATTATCCTTTGCAAGATGATTATAATTATACTTACCCTTTAGCTTGGGTTTGTGTTATTTTATTTATAGCTTTGTTTTTATATTATTATAATAGACAGGCTATTGTTGCAGTGAGAAAGACATGA
- a CDS encoding capsular polysaccharide export system, ATP-binding protein gives MIKLVNLTKSYPLTHGRHYVFKDLSFEFPENCSIGLMGCNGAGKSTLMKLLSGSELPDRGKIITNKKLSWPLGLGGAFQHRLSARDNVKFVARVYGYKGKELDKKVEFVEEFAEIGKFFNEPMNTYSAGMSARISFGLSMAFDFDYYLIDEAGAVGDPSFQEKSLKLYKEQLSKSKVIMVSHNVAEIKQWCDKIIFMQNGQATVYDDIEEGIAVYQGMINAK, from the coding sequence ATGATTAAATTAGTAAATTTAACTAAATCATATCCTTTAACACATGGAAGACATTATGTATTTAAAGATTTATCTTTTGAATTTCCAGAAAATTGTAGTATAGGTTTGATGGGATGTAACGGGGCAGGTAAATCAACTTTAATGAAACTATTAAGTGGTTCTGAATTACCTGATCGTGGAAAAATTATAACAAATAAAAAGTTATCTTGGCCTTTGGGTTTAGGTGGAGCTTTTCAGCACAGATTATCAGCTAGAGATAATGTAAAATTTGTTGCACGAGTATATGGATATAAAGGAAAAGAATTAGACAAAAAGGTGGAATTTGTTGAGGAATTTGCTGAAATAGGAAAATTTTTTAATGAACCTATGAACACTTACTCAGCAGGTATGAGTGCTAGAATTTCTTTTGGATTAAGTATGGCATTTGACTTTGATTATTATTTAATTGATGAAGCTGGAGCAGTTGGAGATCCAAGTTTTCAAGAAAAAAGTCTTAAACTTTATAAAGAGCAATTAAGCAAATCAAAGGTTATTATGGTTTCACATAATGTGGCTGAAATTAAGCAATGGTGCGATAAAATCATATTTATGCAAAATGGTCAAGCAACTGTTTATGATGATATAGAAGAAGGAATAGCTGTGTATCAAGGGATGATTAATGCAAAATAA
- a CDS encoding capsular polysaccharide export system, inner membrane protein codes for MQNKIFEKIKNIEILHSFKIVLIIMFFVIFYYLFMAADRYVSESILSVKSTAGNNSAVNGLASLLTNNSFSSEDTNYLKFYIHSLDMLKILEEKINIQELYKKHKFDIFYSVSNSMSQESFLKYYQKRVKIVEENLGSGIFKIEVEGFEPEDAHLIATTIVKESERFINEISHKTAREQMAFAEEELFKFKQRFQKAKDELLAFQNKYGVFDPLKQSEGILKLVAELEAKIATKEAELLMMQSYINDNAPQIVTIKSEITALKKQLQKEKAKITSSKSSQKLNDLAAKFQDLTIEVGFAESAYTAALKAYETARIEALRKIKQVVIIQSPSVPQSAKYPETLYNILTAFMILSLIFGIVKFIKMIIEEHRY; via the coding sequence ATGCAAAATAAAATATTTGAGAAAATTAAAAATATAGAAATTCTACATTCATTTAAAATTGTTTTGATTATAATGTTTTTTGTAATATTTTATTATCTTTTTATGGCAGCAGATCGTTATGTAAGCGAAAGCATACTTAGTGTTAAATCAACTGCAGGGAATAATTCAGCAGTCAATGGTCTAGCTTCATTGCTTACAAATAATTCTTTTTCTAGTGAGGATACAAATTATTTAAAATTTTATATTCATTCTTTGGATATGTTAAAAATTTTAGAAGAAAAAATCAATATTCAAGAGCTTTACAAAAAACATAAATTTGACATTTTTTATAGTGTGTCAAATTCCATGAGTCAAGAAAGTTTTTTAAAATATTATCAAAAACGTGTAAAAATTGTAGAAGAAAATCTAGGTAGTGGAATATTTAAGATAGAAGTAGAAGGATTTGAGCCAGAAGATGCTCATTTGATAGCTACTACTATAGTTAAAGAAAGCGAAAGATTTATTAATGAAATTTCACATAAAACCGCAAGAGAGCAAATGGCTTTTGCTGAAGAAGAGTTATTTAAATTTAAACAAAGATTTCAAAAAGCAAAAGATGAACTTTTAGCTTTTCAAAACAAATATGGAGTGTTTGACCCACTTAAACAATCAGAAGGAATTTTAAAACTTGTAGCTGAACTTGAAGCTAAGATTGCTACAAAAGAAGCTGAGCTTTTGATGATGCAAAGTTATATCAATGATAATGCACCACAAATTGTCACTATAAAATCAGAAATCACAGCATTAAAAAAACAACTTCAAAAAGAGAAAGCTAAGATCACTTCATCAAAGTCATCACAAAAATTAAATGATTTAGCAGCTAAATTTCAAGATCTTACTATAGAAGTAGGTTTTGCAGAAAGTGCTTATACAGCAGCTTTAAAAGCTTATGAAACTGCAAGGATTGAAGCTCTAAGGAAAATTAAGCAAGTGGTAATTATACAAAGTCCTAGTGTACCACAAAGTGCAAAATATCCTGAAACTTTATATAATATTTTAACAGCCTTTATGATTTTATCTTTAATTTTTGGTATTGTTAAATTTATTAAAATGATTATTGAGGAGCATAGATATTAA